The Papio anubis isolate 15944 chromosome 1, Panubis1.0, whole genome shotgun sequence genome window below encodes:
- the PI4KB gene encoding phosphatidylinositol 4-kinase beta isoform X6, producing the protein MRFLEARSLAVAMGDTVVEPAPLKPTSEPTSGPPGNNGGSLLSVITEGVGELSVIDPEVAQKACQEVLEKVKLLRGGVAVSSRGTPLELVNGDGVDSEIRCLDDPPAQIREEEDEMGATVASGTAKGARRRRQNNSAKQSWLLRLFESKLFDISMAISYLYNSKEPGVQAYIGNRLFCFRNEDVDFYLPQLLNMYIHMDEDVGDAIKPYIVHRCRQSINFSLQCALLLGAYSSDMHISTQRHSRGTKLRKLILSDELKPAHRKRELPSLSPAPDTGLSPSKRTHQRSKSDATASISLSSNLKRTASNPKVENEDEPVRLAPEREFIKSLMAIGKRLATLPTKEQKTQRLISELSLLNHKLPARVWLPTAGFDHHVVRVPHTQAVVLNSKDKAPYLIYVEVLECENFDTTSVPARIPENRIRSTRSVENLPECGITHEQRAGSFSTVPNYDNDDEAWSVDDIGELQVELPEVHTNSCDNISQFSVDSITSQESKEPVFIAAGDIRRRLSEQLAHTPTAFKRDPEDPSAVALKEPWQEKVRRIREGSPYGHLPNWRLLSVIVKCGDDLRQELLAFQVLKQLQSIWEQERVPLWIKPYKILVISADSGMIEPVVNAVSIHQVKKQSQLSLLDYFLQEHGSYTTEAFLSAQRNFVQSCAGYCLVCYLLQVKDRHNGNILLDAEGHIIHIDFGFILSSSPRNLGFETSAFKLTTEFVDVMGGLDGDMFNYYKMLMLQGLIAARKHMDKVVQIVEIMQQGSQLPCFHGSSTIRNLKERFHMSMTEEQLQLLVEQMVDGSMRSITTKLYDGFQYLTNGIM; encoded by the exons ATGAGATT CTTGGAAGCTCGAAGTCTGGCTGTGGCCATGGGAGATACAGTAGTGGAGCCTGCCCCCCTGAAGCCAACTTCTGAGCCCACTTCTGGCCCACCAGGGAATAATGGGGGGTCCCTGCTAAGTGTCATCACGGAGGGGGTCGGGGAATTATCAGTGATTGATCCTGAGGTGGCCCAGAAGGCCTGCCAGGAGGTGTTGGAGAAGGTCAAGCTTTTGCGTGGAGGCGTGGCAGTCTCTAGCAGAGGCACCCCGCTGGAGTTGGTCAATGGGGATGGTGTGGACAGTGAGATCCGTTGCctagatgatccacctgcccagatcagggaggaggaagatgagatgGGGGCCACAGTGGCCTCAGGCACAGCCAAAGGAGCAAGAAGACGGCGGCAGAACAACTCAGCTAAACAGTCTTGGCTCCTGAGGCTGTTTGAGTCAAAACTGTTTGACATCTCCATGGCCATTTCATACCTGTATAACTCCAAGGAGCCTGGAGTACAAGCCTACATCGGCAACCGGCTCTTCTGCTTTCGCAATGAGGACGTGGACTTCTATCTACCCCAGTTGCTTAACATGTACATCCACATGGATGAGGACGTGGGTGATGCCATTAAGCCCTACATAGTCCACCGTTGCCGCCAGAGCATTAACTTTTCCCTCCAGTGTGCCCTGTTGCTTGGGGCCTACTCTTCAGACATGCACATTTCCACTCAGCGACACTCCCGTGGGACCAAGCTACGGAAGCTGATCCTTTCAGATGAGCTAAAGCCAGCTCACAGGAAGAGGGAGCTGCCCTCCTTGAGCCCGGCCCCTGACACAGGGCTGTCTCCCTCCAAAAGGACTCACCAGCGCTCTAAGTCAGATGCCACTGCCAGCATAAGTCTCAGCAGCAACTTGAAACGAACAGCCAGCAACCCTAAAGTGGAGAATGAGGATGAG CCTGTTCGACTGGCTCCTGAGAGAGAATTCATCAAGTCCCTGATGGCGATCGGCAAGCGGCTGGCCACACTCCCCACCAAAGAGCAGAAAACACAGAGGCTGATCTCAGAGCTCTCCCTGCTCAACCATAAGCTCCCTGCCCGAGTCTGGCTGCCCACTGCTGGCTTTGACCACCACGTGGTCCGTGTACCCCACACACAGGCTGTTGTCCTCAACTCCAAGGACAAG GCTCCCTACCTGATTTATGTGGAAGTCCTTGAATGTGAAAACTTTGACACCACCAGTGTCCCTGCCCGAATCCCTGAGAACCGAATTCGGAGTACGAGGTCCGTAGAGAACTTGCCCGAATGTGGTATTACCCATGAGCAGCGAGCTGGCAGCTTCAGCACTGTGCCTAACTATGACAACGATGATGAGGCCTGGTCGGTGGATGACATAGGCGAGCTGCAAGTGGAG CTCCCCGAAGTGCACACCAACAGCTGTGACAACATCTCCCAGTTCTCTGTGGACAGCATCACTAGCCAGGAGAGCAAGGAgcctgtgttcattgcagcagggGACATCCG ccGGCGCCTTTCGGAACAGCTGGCTCATACCCCGACAGCCTTCAAACGAGACCCAGAAGATCCTTCTGCAGTTGCTCTCAAAGAGCCCTGGCAGGAGAAAGTACG GCGGATCAGAGAGGGCTCCCCCTATGGCCATCTCCCCAATTGGCGGCTCCTGTCAGTCATTGTCAAGTGTGGGGATGACCTTCGGCAAGAGCTTCTGGCCTTTCAGGTGTTGAAGCAACTGCAg TCCATTTGGGAACAGGAGCGAGTGCCCCTTTGGATCAAGCCATACAAGATTCTTGTGATTTCGGCTGATAGTGGCATGATTGAACCAGTGGTCAACGCTGTGTCCATCCATCAGGTGAAGAAACAGTCACAGCTCTCCTTGCTCGATTACTTTCTACAGGAGCATGGCAGTTATACCACTGAGGCATTCCTCAGTGCCCAGCGAAATTTTGTGCAAAGTTGTGCTGGGTACTGCTTGGTCTGCTACCTGCTGCAAGTCAAGGACAG ACACAATGGGAACATCCTTTTGGACGCAGAAGGCCACATCATCCACATCGACTTTGGCTTCATCCTCTCCAGCTCACCCCGAAATCTGGGCTTTGAGACGTCAGCCTTTAAGCTGACCACAGAGTTTGTGGAT gtGATGGGCGGCCTGGATGGCGACATGTTCAACTACTATAAGATGCTGATGCTGCAAGGGCTGATTGCCGCTCGGAAACACATGGACAAGGTGGTGCAGATCGTGGAGATCATGCAGCAag GTTCTCAGCTTCCTTGCTTCCATGGCTCCAGCACCATTCGAAACCTCAAAGAGAGGTTCCACATGAGCATGACTGAggagcagctgcagctgctggTGGAGCAGATGGTGGATGGCAGTATGCGGTCTATCACCACCAAACTCTATGACGGCTTCCAGTACCTCACCAACGGCATCATGTGA
- the PI4KB gene encoding phosphatidylinositol 4-kinase beta isoform X3, which yields MRFLEARSLAVAMGDTVVEPAPLKPTSEPTSGPPGNNGGSLLSVITEGVGELSVIDPEVAQKACQEVLEKVKLLRGGVAVSSRGTPLELVNGDGVDSEIRCLDDPPAQIREEEDEMGATVASGTAKGARRRRQNNSAKQSWLLRLFESKLFDISMAISYLYNSKEPGVQAYIGNRLFCFRNEDVDFYLPQLLNMYIHMDEDVGDAIKPYIVHRCRQSINFSLQCALLLGAYSSDMHISTQRHSRGTKLRKLILSDELKPAHRKRELPSLSPAPDTGLSPSKRTHQRSKSDATASISLSSNLKRTASNPKVENEDEPVRLAPEREFIKSLMAIGKRLATLPTKEQKTQRLISELSLLNHKLPARVWLPTAGFDHHVVRVPHTQAVVLNSKDKAPYLIYVEVLECENFDTTSVPARIPENRIRSTRSVENLPECGITHEQRAGSFSTVPNYDNDDEAWSVDDIGELQVELPEVHTNSCDNISQFSVDSITSQESKEPVFIAAGDIRRRLSEQLAHTPTAFKRDPEDPSAVALKEPWQEKVRRIREGSPYGHLPNWRLLSVIVKCGDDLRQELLAFQVLKQLQSIWEQERVPLWIKPYKILVISADSGMIEPVVNAVSIHQVKKQSQLSLLDYFLQEHGSYTTEAFLSAQRNFVQSCAGYCLVCYLLQVKDRHNGNILLDAEGHIIHIDFGFILSSSPRNLGFETSAFKLTTEFVDVMGGLDGDMFNYYKMLMLQGLIAARKHMDKVVQIVEIMQQGCRRCSGSSPSGPMMTVAQVICSQLPCFHGSSTIRNLKERFHMSMTEEQLQLLVEQMVDGSMRSITTKLYDGFQYLTNGIM from the exons ATGAGATT CTTGGAAGCTCGAAGTCTGGCTGTGGCCATGGGAGATACAGTAGTGGAGCCTGCCCCCCTGAAGCCAACTTCTGAGCCCACTTCTGGCCCACCAGGGAATAATGGGGGGTCCCTGCTAAGTGTCATCACGGAGGGGGTCGGGGAATTATCAGTGATTGATCCTGAGGTGGCCCAGAAGGCCTGCCAGGAGGTGTTGGAGAAGGTCAAGCTTTTGCGTGGAGGCGTGGCAGTCTCTAGCAGAGGCACCCCGCTGGAGTTGGTCAATGGGGATGGTGTGGACAGTGAGATCCGTTGCctagatgatccacctgcccagatcagggaggaggaagatgagatgGGGGCCACAGTGGCCTCAGGCACAGCCAAAGGAGCAAGAAGACGGCGGCAGAACAACTCAGCTAAACAGTCTTGGCTCCTGAGGCTGTTTGAGTCAAAACTGTTTGACATCTCCATGGCCATTTCATACCTGTATAACTCCAAGGAGCCTGGAGTACAAGCCTACATCGGCAACCGGCTCTTCTGCTTTCGCAATGAGGACGTGGACTTCTATCTACCCCAGTTGCTTAACATGTACATCCACATGGATGAGGACGTGGGTGATGCCATTAAGCCCTACATAGTCCACCGTTGCCGCCAGAGCATTAACTTTTCCCTCCAGTGTGCCCTGTTGCTTGGGGCCTACTCTTCAGACATGCACATTTCCACTCAGCGACACTCCCGTGGGACCAAGCTACGGAAGCTGATCCTTTCAGATGAGCTAAAGCCAGCTCACAGGAAGAGGGAGCTGCCCTCCTTGAGCCCGGCCCCTGACACAGGGCTGTCTCCCTCCAAAAGGACTCACCAGCGCTCTAAGTCAGATGCCACTGCCAGCATAAGTCTCAGCAGCAACTTGAAACGAACAGCCAGCAACCCTAAAGTGGAGAATGAGGATGAG CCTGTTCGACTGGCTCCTGAGAGAGAATTCATCAAGTCCCTGATGGCGATCGGCAAGCGGCTGGCCACACTCCCCACCAAAGAGCAGAAAACACAGAGGCTGATCTCAGAGCTCTCCCTGCTCAACCATAAGCTCCCTGCCCGAGTCTGGCTGCCCACTGCTGGCTTTGACCACCACGTGGTCCGTGTACCCCACACACAGGCTGTTGTCCTCAACTCCAAGGACAAG GCTCCCTACCTGATTTATGTGGAAGTCCTTGAATGTGAAAACTTTGACACCACCAGTGTCCCTGCCCGAATCCCTGAGAACCGAATTCGGAGTACGAGGTCCGTAGAGAACTTGCCCGAATGTGGTATTACCCATGAGCAGCGAGCTGGCAGCTTCAGCACTGTGCCTAACTATGACAACGATGATGAGGCCTGGTCGGTGGATGACATAGGCGAGCTGCAAGTGGAG CTCCCCGAAGTGCACACCAACAGCTGTGACAACATCTCCCAGTTCTCTGTGGACAGCATCACTAGCCAGGAGAGCAAGGAgcctgtgttcattgcagcagggGACATCCG ccGGCGCCTTTCGGAACAGCTGGCTCATACCCCGACAGCCTTCAAACGAGACCCAGAAGATCCTTCTGCAGTTGCTCTCAAAGAGCCCTGGCAGGAGAAAGTACG GCGGATCAGAGAGGGCTCCCCCTATGGCCATCTCCCCAATTGGCGGCTCCTGTCAGTCATTGTCAAGTGTGGGGATGACCTTCGGCAAGAGCTTCTGGCCTTTCAGGTGTTGAAGCAACTGCAg TCCATTTGGGAACAGGAGCGAGTGCCCCTTTGGATCAAGCCATACAAGATTCTTGTGATTTCGGCTGATAGTGGCATGATTGAACCAGTGGTCAACGCTGTGTCCATCCATCAGGTGAAGAAACAGTCACAGCTCTCCTTGCTCGATTACTTTCTACAGGAGCATGGCAGTTATACCACTGAGGCATTCCTCAGTGCCCAGCGAAATTTTGTGCAAAGTTGTGCTGGGTACTGCTTGGTCTGCTACCTGCTGCAAGTCAAGGACAG ACACAATGGGAACATCCTTTTGGACGCAGAAGGCCACATCATCCACATCGACTTTGGCTTCATCCTCTCCAGCTCACCCCGAAATCTGGGCTTTGAGACGTCAGCCTTTAAGCTGACCACAGAGTTTGTGGAT gtGATGGGCGGCCTGGATGGCGACATGTTCAACTACTATAAGATGCTGATGCTGCAAGGGCTGATTGCCGCTCGGAAACACATGGACAAGGTGGTGCAGATCGTGGAGATCATGCAGCAag GTTGTCGCCGTTGCTCAGGATCATCCCCATCTGGCCCCATGATGACGGTGGCCCAGGTCATCT GTTCTCAGCTTCCTTGCTTCCATGGCTCCAGCACCATTCGAAACCTCAAAGAGAGGTTCCACATGAGCATGACTGAggagcagctgcagctgctggTGGAGCAGATGGTGGATGGCAGTATGCGGTCTATCACCACCAAACTCTATGACGGCTTCCAGTACCTCACCAACGGCATCATGTGA
- the PI4KB gene encoding phosphatidylinositol 4-kinase beta isoform X5, with amino-acid sequence MGDTVVEPAPLKPTSEPTSGPPGNNGGSLLSVITEGVGELSVIDPEVAQKACQEVLEKVKLLRGGVAVSSRGTPLELVNGDGVDSEIRCLDDPPAQIREEEDEMGATVASGTAKGARRRRQNNSAKQSWLLRLFESKLFDISMAISYLYNSKEPGVQAYIGNRLFCFRNEDVDFYLPQLLNMYIHMDEDVGDAIKPYIVHRCRQSINFSLQCALLLGAYSSDMHISTQRHSRGTKLRKLILSDELKPAHRKRELPSLSPAPDTGLSPSKRTHQRSKSDATASISLSSNLKRTASNPKVENEDEELSSSTESIDNSFSSPVRLAPEREFIKSLMAIGKRLATLPTKEQKTQRLISELSLLNHKLPARVWLPTAGFDHHVVRVPHTQAVVLNSKDKAPYLIYVEVLECENFDTTSVPARIPENRIRSTRSVENLPECGITHEQRAGSFSTVPNYDNDDEAWSVDDIGELQVELPEVHTNSCDNISQFSVDSITSQESKEPVFIAAGDIRRRLSEQLAHTPTAFKRDPEDPSAVALKEPWQEKVRRIREGSPYGHLPNWRLLSVIVKCGDDLRQELLAFQVLKQLQSIWEQERVPLWIKPYKILVISADSGMIEPVVNAVSIHQVKKQSQLSLLDYFLQEHGSYTTEAFLSAQRNFVQSCAGYCLVCYLLQVKDRHNGNILLDAEGHIIHIDFGFILSSSPRNLGFETSAFKLTTEFVDVMGGLDGDMFNYYKMLMLQGLIAARKHMDKVVQIVEIMQQGSQLPCFHGSSTIRNLKERFHMSMTEEQLQLLVEQMVDGSMRSITTKLYDGFQYLTNGIM; translated from the exons ATGGGAGATACAGTAGTGGAGCCTGCCCCCCTGAAGCCAACTTCTGAGCCCACTTCTGGCCCACCAGGGAATAATGGGGGGTCCCTGCTAAGTGTCATCACGGAGGGGGTCGGGGAATTATCAGTGATTGATCCTGAGGTGGCCCAGAAGGCCTGCCAGGAGGTGTTGGAGAAGGTCAAGCTTTTGCGTGGAGGCGTGGCAGTCTCTAGCAGAGGCACCCCGCTGGAGTTGGTCAATGGGGATGGTGTGGACAGTGAGATCCGTTGCctagatgatccacctgcccagatcagggaggaggaagatgagatgGGGGCCACAGTGGCCTCAGGCACAGCCAAAGGAGCAAGAAGACGGCGGCAGAACAACTCAGCTAAACAGTCTTGGCTCCTGAGGCTGTTTGAGTCAAAACTGTTTGACATCTCCATGGCCATTTCATACCTGTATAACTCCAAGGAGCCTGGAGTACAAGCCTACATCGGCAACCGGCTCTTCTGCTTTCGCAATGAGGACGTGGACTTCTATCTACCCCAGTTGCTTAACATGTACATCCACATGGATGAGGACGTGGGTGATGCCATTAAGCCCTACATAGTCCACCGTTGCCGCCAGAGCATTAACTTTTCCCTCCAGTGTGCCCTGTTGCTTGGGGCCTACTCTTCAGACATGCACATTTCCACTCAGCGACACTCCCGTGGGACCAAGCTACGGAAGCTGATCCTTTCAGATGAGCTAAAGCCAGCTCACAGGAAGAGGGAGCTGCCCTCCTTGAGCCCGGCCCCTGACACAGGGCTGTCTCCCTCCAAAAGGACTCACCAGCGCTCTAAGTCAGATGCCACTGCCAGCATAAGTCTCAGCAGCAACTTGAAACGAACAGCCAGCAACCCTAAAGTGGAGAATGAGGATGAG GAGCTCTCCTCCAGCACCGAGAGTATTGATAATTCATTCAGTTCC CCTGTTCGACTGGCTCCTGAGAGAGAATTCATCAAGTCCCTGATGGCGATCGGCAAGCGGCTGGCCACACTCCCCACCAAAGAGCAGAAAACACAGAGGCTGATCTCAGAGCTCTCCCTGCTCAACCATAAGCTCCCTGCCCGAGTCTGGCTGCCCACTGCTGGCTTTGACCACCACGTGGTCCGTGTACCCCACACACAGGCTGTTGTCCTCAACTCCAAGGACAAG GCTCCCTACCTGATTTATGTGGAAGTCCTTGAATGTGAAAACTTTGACACCACCAGTGTCCCTGCCCGAATCCCTGAGAACCGAATTCGGAGTACGAGGTCCGTAGAGAACTTGCCCGAATGTGGTATTACCCATGAGCAGCGAGCTGGCAGCTTCAGCACTGTGCCTAACTATGACAACGATGATGAGGCCTGGTCGGTGGATGACATAGGCGAGCTGCAAGTGGAG CTCCCCGAAGTGCACACCAACAGCTGTGACAACATCTCCCAGTTCTCTGTGGACAGCATCACTAGCCAGGAGAGCAAGGAgcctgtgttcattgcagcagggGACATCCG ccGGCGCCTTTCGGAACAGCTGGCTCATACCCCGACAGCCTTCAAACGAGACCCAGAAGATCCTTCTGCAGTTGCTCTCAAAGAGCCCTGGCAGGAGAAAGTACG GCGGATCAGAGAGGGCTCCCCCTATGGCCATCTCCCCAATTGGCGGCTCCTGTCAGTCATTGTCAAGTGTGGGGATGACCTTCGGCAAGAGCTTCTGGCCTTTCAGGTGTTGAAGCAACTGCAg TCCATTTGGGAACAGGAGCGAGTGCCCCTTTGGATCAAGCCATACAAGATTCTTGTGATTTCGGCTGATAGTGGCATGATTGAACCAGTGGTCAACGCTGTGTCCATCCATCAGGTGAAGAAACAGTCACAGCTCTCCTTGCTCGATTACTTTCTACAGGAGCATGGCAGTTATACCACTGAGGCATTCCTCAGTGCCCAGCGAAATTTTGTGCAAAGTTGTGCTGGGTACTGCTTGGTCTGCTACCTGCTGCAAGTCAAGGACAG ACACAATGGGAACATCCTTTTGGACGCAGAAGGCCACATCATCCACATCGACTTTGGCTTCATCCTCTCCAGCTCACCCCGAAATCTGGGCTTTGAGACGTCAGCCTTTAAGCTGACCACAGAGTTTGTGGAT gtGATGGGCGGCCTGGATGGCGACATGTTCAACTACTATAAGATGCTGATGCTGCAAGGGCTGATTGCCGCTCGGAAACACATGGACAAGGTGGTGCAGATCGTGGAGATCATGCAGCAag GTTCTCAGCTTCCTTGCTTCCATGGCTCCAGCACCATTCGAAACCTCAAAGAGAGGTTCCACATGAGCATGACTGAggagcagctgcagctgctggTGGAGCAGATGGTGGATGGCAGTATGCGGTCTATCACCACCAAACTCTATGACGGCTTCCAGTACCTCACCAACGGCATCATGTGA